The Trichoderma atroviride chromosome 5, complete sequence genome contains a region encoding:
- a CDS encoding uncharacterized protein (BUSCO:EOG092D0KYR) encodes MADAKAPHTISILGEPNIVVDHALWPNYIVQDLTQNLASSTYVLITDTNLFDTYVPAFQQRFETSKANENARLLTYKIPPGEASKSRETKAEIEDWLLSQQCTRDTVIIAVGGGVIGDMIGYVAATFMRGVRFVQVPTTLLAMVDSSIGGKTAIDTPMGKNLVGAFWQPRRIFIDLAFLETLPVREFINGMAEVIKTAAIWNEKEFTVLEESAATILSSVRSKGQGRLQPIKDVLRRIVIGSAGVKAEVVSSDEREGGLRNLLNFGHSIGHAIEALLTPQLLHGEAVAIGMVKEAELARFLGVLRPEAVARLEKCIASYGLPTSVKDKRVVNLTAGKKCPVDVLLKKMGVDKKNDGAQKKIVLLSAIGKTHEAKASSVEDRDIRIVLSDSTEVTPGIPGDLKLTVTPPGSKSISNRALILAALGTGSCRVRNLLHSDDTEFMLSAISTLGGTSYSWEEGGQLLVVEGNGGQLKASDEPLYIGNAGTASRFLTTVAALCAPTSTATTTVLTGNARMKTRPIGPLVDALRSNGVAIDYLEREKSLPLRINASAGLEGGEIELAATVSSQYVSSILMAAPYAKKAVTLRLVGGKPISQPYIDMTISMMKSFGIEVTPSADEPDTYHIPQGVYKNPAEYIVESDASSATYPLAVAAISGTTCTIPNIGSKSLQGDAQFAVKILKPMGCEVHQDDYSTTVTGPKDGALKALPSVDMTTMTDAFLTATVLAAVATGTTEIVGIANQRVKECNRILAMKDQLAKFGVLCNELEDGIQIIGKSRDSLVTPTESIHCYDDHRVAMSFSVLSLAAPGPVLVTERECVGKTWPGWWDVLAQSFKATLAGVDTESSREAKPKTSANVQRSIFVVGMRGAGKTTAGKWVAKTLGWKFIDLDHELERRSGTTIPEIVQGPRGWEGFREDELALLRNVIEAHPKGYVFSCGGGIVETPAAREVLKSYGANGGLVLLVHRDTDQVVNYLLQDKTRPAYTAEIREVYERRKPWYRECSNMLYYSPHSQDATTSEIPDDFSQFISVISGKSKTLETVSKKKHSFFVSLTLPDLSAAVDILPRVTADSDAVELRVDLLHDVQPEAVMKQVSLLRYVTGKPIIFTVRSESQGGKFPDNDNELRLELYRLALRMGVEYIDLEVTSTDEIMQEVRDNRGSSVIITSHHDPAGALSWKNASWIAAYNRALQYGDVIKLVGTARSVDDNFDLIRFKSRMLAAQPTPIIALNMGSAGKLSRVLNGFLTPVSHPALPFKAAPGQLSAAEIRQGLSLLGEIEPRNFYLFGKPISKSRSPALHNTLFGQTGLPHHYQRLETDKVEDVVEVLRAADFGGASVTIPLKQDIMAHLDELTDAAKVIGAVNTVVPVADESLGRQRLIGDNTDWKGMVHVLRKAGVRTQAGDASAAVIGTGGTSRAAIFALNALGFKPIYVIGRDAQKVQALASSFPAEYDIQSVASAADAEKLASKPVVSISTVPADRPIDGGVGEILGAALKPAAATASGEGQSRVLLEMAYHPPQTPVIQIAEKVGGWTTILGLEVLAAQGWYQFETWNGIKPLFSDALDAVVGKEAAAQ; translated from the exons ATGGCGGACGCAAAAGCCCCGCACACGATTTCCATCCTGGGCGAGCCCAACATCGTCGTCGACCATGCGCTGTGGCCCAACTACATTGTGCAGGATCTGACGCAGAACCTGGCCTCGTCGACGTATGTGCTCATCACCGACACGAACCTCTTTGACACGTACGTGCCGGCGTTCCAGCAGCGGTTCGAGACCTCCAAGGCCAACGAGAATGCGCGGCTGCTCACCTACAAGATCCCGCCCGGCGAGGCGTCCAAGAGCCGCGAGACAAAGGCCGAGATTGAGGACTGGCTGCTGTCGCAGCAGTGCACGCGCGACACGGTCATTATTGCcgtgggcggcggcgtcatTGGCGACATGATTGGCTACGTGGCGGCCACGTTTATGCGCGGCGTGCGCTTCGTCCAGGTGCCGACgacgctgctggccatggtGGACTCGTCGATTGGCGGCAAGACTGCGATTGACACGCCGATGGGGAAGAACCTCGTGGGGGCGTTTTGGCAGCCGCGGCGGATCTTCATTGATCTTGCGTTTCTGGAGACGCTGCCCGTGCGCGAGTTTATCAATGGCATGGCCGAGGTTATCAAGACTGCGGCCATCTGGAACGAGAAGGAGTTTACGGTTTTGGAAGAGTCGGCGGCGACTATTCTGTCGAGTGTTCGTTCCAAGGGCCAGGGCCGTCTGCAGCCCATCAAGGATGTGCTGAGACGCATCGTCATTGGCTCGGCTGGAGTCAAGGCAGAGGTTGTTTCTTCGGATGAGCGAGAGGGCGGCCTTCGCAACTTGCTCAATTTTGGCCACTCCATTGGCCACGCTATCGAGGCGCTGCTTACTCcccagctgctgcatggAGAGGCCGTGGCTATTGGCATGGTCAAGGAGGCAGAGCTGGCTCGATTCTTGGGCGTGCTGCGACCCGAGGCGGTTGCCAGACTTGAAAAGTGCATTGCCTCCTATGGACTGCCGACGTCTGTCAAGGACAAGCGAGTCGTCAACCTGACTGCTGGCAAGAAGTGCCCTGTGGAcgtgctgctgaagaagatgggcgtGGATAAGAAGAACGACGGCGcgcaaaagaagattgtgCTGCTGTCGGCGATTGGCAAGACACACGAGGCAAAGGCCAGCTCTGTGGAGGACCGGGATATCAGAATTGTCCTCTCTGATTCTACCGAGGTGACGCCCGGCATTCCCGGCGATCTTAAACTCACCGTTACACCCCCCGGATCCAAGAGTATTTCCAACCGAGCCCTGATTCTCGCTGCTCTCGGTACTGGTTCTTGCCGAGTCCGGAACCTGCTTCACTCAGACGACACCGAGTTTATGCTTTCTGCCATTTCCACCCTCGGAGGCACGTCTTACTCGTGGGAAGAGGGCGGCCAGCTCTTGGTTGTCGAAGGCAACGGCGGCCAGTTGAAGGCTTCTGATGAGCCTTTGTACATTGGCAACGCGGGAACTGCGTCGCGTTTCTTGACTACTGTCGCGGCGCTATGTGCTCCCACTAGCACTGCTACGACTACTGTGCTGACTGGCAATGCGCGAATGAAGACACGACCAATTGGGCCCCTTGTTGACGCCCTACGCAGCAATGGCGTTGCCATCGACTACCTTGAGCGGGAGAAGAGTCTTCCTCTGCGAATCAATGCCTCGGCTGGCCTGGAGGGAGGAGAGATTGAGCTTGCAGCCACTGTTTCCTCTCAATATGTGTCTTCCATCCTGATGGCCGCTCCTTATGCCAAAAAGGCCGTTACTCTGCGCCTGGTTGGAGGCAAGCCCATTTCTCAGCCATACATTGACATGACCATCTCCATGATGAAGTCCTTTGGCATTGAAGTCACTCCCTCTGCGGATGAACCGGACACCTACCACATTCCCCAGGGCGTTTACAAGAACCCTGCCGAGTACATTGTTGAGAGTGACGCCAGCTCTGCCACTTACCcgctggctgtggctgccatTTCCGGAACCACTTGCACTATTCCCAATATTGGATCCAAGTCCCTTCAGGGAGACGCCCAGTTTGCTGTCAAGATCCTCAAGCCGATGGGATGCGAGGTTCACCAGGACGACTACTCTACTACCGTCACGGGTCCCAAGGATGGAGCCCTCAAGGCCCTGCCGAGTGTCGACATGACGACCATGACGGATGCTTTCCTTACCGCTACTGtcttggcggcggtggctaCGGGAACGACTGAGATTGTTGGAATTGCCAACCAGCGAGTCAAGGAGTGCAACCGTATTCTGGCCATGAAGGACCAGCTGGCCAAGTTCGGCGTGCTCTGCAATGAGCTCGAAGACGGTATTCAGATTATTGGCAAGTCCAGGGATAGCCTGGTAACACCTACTGAGAGCATTCACTGCTACGACGACCACCGTGTTGCCATGAGCTTCAGTGTCTTGTCTCTTGCGGCCCCCGGCCCTGTCTTGGTCACTGAGCGAGAGTGTGTTGGCAAGACCTGGCCTGGCTGGTGGGATGTCTTGGCTCAGTCGTTCAAGGCAACGCTGGCGGGTGTTGATACTGAGAGCAGCCGTGAGGCTAAGCCCAAGACTTCTGCTAATGTCCAGCGCTCCATTTTCGTTGTTGGCATGAGGGGAGCCGGAAAGACTACTGCTGGTAAGTGGGTTGCAAAGACTCTTGGTTGGAAGTTTATCGATCTGGACCACGAGCTGGAACGACGAAGCGGCACGACTATTCCGGAGATTGTTCAAGGCCCTCGAGGCTGGGAGGGATTCCGTGAGGATGAGCTGGCGCTTTTGCGCAATGTTATCGAGGCTCATCCGAAGGGATATGTCTTTTCATGCGGAGGTGGCATTGTCGAGACCCCGGCTGCTCGCGAAGTCCTCAAGTCGTACGGTGCTAACGGCGGTCTTGTGCTGCTGGTCCACCGTGATACTGATCAGGTTGTCAACTACCTGCTTCAAGATAAGACAAGACCGGCTTACACGGCCGAGATCCGGGAGGTTTACGAGCGCAGGAAGCCCTGGTACAGGGAGTGCAGCAACATGCTCTACTACAGCCCGCACTCACAGGATGCCACTACGTCTGAGATTCCCGACGACTTTTCACAGTTCATCTCGGTGATTTCGGGAAAGTCCAAGACTCTTGAGACCGTCTCCAAGAAGAAACATagcttctttgtttctttgacGTTGCCTGACCTCAGCGCCGCGGTGGACATTTTACCTCGCGTCACTGCTGATAGCGATGCGGTGGAGCTGCGTGTGGATCTTTTGCATGATGTACAGCCCGAGGCCGTCATGAAGCAGGTGTCGTTGCTGCGATATGTAACTGGAAAGCCCATCATTTTCACGGTCCGAAGCGAGTCTCAGGGCGGAAAATTCCCCGATAACGACAATGAGCTGCGTCTGGAGCTCTACCGTTTGGCTCTTCGCATGGGCGTGGAGTACATTGATCTTGAGGTGACGTCGACGGATGAGATTATGCAGGAGGTTAGAGATAACCGCGGAAGCTCTGTCATCATCACGTCCCACCACGATCCTGCTGGTGCTCTGTCATGGAAGAATGCGTCTTGGATTGCGGCTTACAACAGGGCACTGCAGTATGGCGATGTGATTAAGCTGGTTGGCACTGCCAGAAGCGTCGACGACAACTTTGACTTGATCCGATTCAAGTCCAGGATGCTGGCGGCCCAGCCAACGCCCATTATTGCCCTCAACATGGGCTCTGCTGGCAAGCTCAGCCGTGTGCTGAACGGCTTCCTCACTCCCGTCTCGCACCCTGCTCTTCCCTTCAAGGCTGCACCCGGACAGCTGTCCGCAGCTGAGATCCGACAGGGCCTGTCTCTGCTGGGGGAGATTGAGCCGCGCAACTTTTACCTGTTTGGTAAGCCGATTTCCAAGTCGCGGTCGCCGGCGCTGCACAACACCCTCTTTGGGCAGACTGGCCTGCCGCATCATTACCAGCGGTTGGAGACGGACAAGGTTGAGGATGTTGTGGAGGTGCTTCGCGCTGCGGACTTTGGCGGTGCGTCGGTTACGATTCCGCTGAAGCAGGATATCATGGCTCATTTGGATGAGTTGACGGATGCGGCCAAGGTTATTGGCGCCGTCAACACGGTTGTTCCCGTGGCTGATGAGTCTTTGGGTCGCCAGCGGTTGATTGGCGACAACACTGACTGGAAGGGCATGGTTCACGTGCTTCGCAAGGCGGGTGTCAGGACGCAGGCTGGTGATGCCAGTGCTGCTGTCATTGGCACTGGAGGAACTAGCCGAGCTGCCATTTTTGCCTTGAACGCCTTGGGCTTCAAGCCCATTTATGTTATTGGCCGAGATGCCCAAAAGGTTCAGGCTCTTGCGTCGAGCTTCCCGGCCGAGTATGACATTCAGAGTGTTGCTagcgctgctgatgccgagaAGCTCGCGAGCAAGCCTGTTGTGAGCATTAGCACTGTTCCTGCGGATAGGCCTATTGACGGCGGCGTTGGGGAGATTCTCGGCGCTGCGTtgaagcctgctgctgctactgcttccGGAGAGGGGCAGAGCAGGGttttgctggagatggcgtaTCACCCGCCGCAGACGCCGGTGATTCAGATTGCGGAGAAGGTGGGTGGGTGGACGACGATTCTGGGGTTGGAGGTTCTTGCTGCGCAGGGGTGGTACCAG TTTGAGACTTGGAATGGTATCAAGCCGCTGTTTAGCGATGCTTtggatgctgttgttggAAAGGAGGCGGCAGCTCAGTAG
- a CDS encoding uncharacterized protein (MEROPS:MER0004246~TransMembrane:4 (i88-105o117-140i147-166o186-204i)): MGYWPLGVTETLKTCLLTGALFAAPLYECLVVDGVWREWVDGLEPLRHVWAEWPAWRNYVAGPITEECLFRAAAVPLLLKAGSSLGRVIFLSPVVFGLAHVHHFYEFRVTHPETPLVAAIARSVLQFAYTSLFGALANFLFLRTGSLLAVVLVHAFCNSMGLPRVWGSVEPYWLSQADASKSRQAVLWSGVYYVLLFGGAYAWWRNLYTLTESPLALAVF, encoded by the exons ATGGGCTATTGGCCGCTGGGCGTGACGGAGACGCTCAAGACGTGCTTGCTGACGGGCGCGCTGTTTGCTGCGCCGCTGTACGAGTGCCTGGTTGTCGATGGGGTTTGGAGGGAGTGGGTGGATGGGCTGGAGCCTCTGAGGCATGTCTGGGCTGAGTGGCCCGCTTGGCGAAACTACGTTGCT GGCCCCATCACCGAAGAGTGTCTCTTccgagctgccgccgtcccgctgctgctcaaggccGGCTCCAGCCTCGGCAGAGTCATCTTCCTGTCCCCCGTCGTCTTCGGCCTCGCCCACGTCCACCACTTTTACGAGTTCCGCGTCACGCACCCGGAAACGCCCCTCGTGGCCGCCATTGCCCGCTCCGTCCTCCAGTTTGCGTACACGTCCCTCTTTGGCGCCCTGGCGAATTTCCTGTTTCTGCGGACGGGCTCGCTGCTGGCTGTTGTGCTTGTCCATGCGTTTTGCAACTCCATGGGATTGCCTCGCGTCTGGGGCAGTGTTGAGCCGTATTGGCTGTCGCAGGCGGATGCTTCCAAGTCGCGGCAGGCGGTTTTGTGGTCGGGGGTTTACTATGTGTTGCTGTTTGGTGGGGCGTATGCTTGGTGGAGGAATCTTTATACGTTGACGGAGTCGCCGCTTGCTCTGGCGGTGTTTTAA
- a CDS encoding uncharacterized protein (TransMembrane:1 (o20-39i)), with product MSTETCPARHEPTFSFTHGLILGQLSVVLILAVFIKFFIFGDAPSPDVAASLRATERRSRTLAHKQSLLRLRSPSQRHGQSLNRKKSTVLRSPPDADHWIHPEQDVL from the exons ATGTCGACAGAGACTTGCCCGGCGCGGCATGAACCAAC ATTCTCCTTCACACACGGCCTCATCCTCGGCCAACTCTCCGTTGTCCTCATCCTAGCCGTCTTTATCAAatttttcatctttggcgatgccCCATCGCCAGACGTGGCCGCCTCGCTGCGGGCCACAGAACGCAGATCCAGGACTCTAGCACACAAGCAATCCCTCCTCAGGCTGCGCTCGCCCAGCCAGCGCCACGGCCAGTCACTCAACCGGAAAAAGTCCACCGTCCTCAGGAGCCCCCCCGACGCTGACCATTGGATCCATCCTGAGCAAGACGTACTATAA